AAGGAGATCATCCAGGCCCACGCGTGGCTGACTATGAAGGAGTTCATGGACATAATCGCCATAGCGGAAATGACGCCGGGGCCGGTCGCGGTCAATTCAGCCACGTTCGTTGGGTACAAACTGGGAGGCGTGGCTGGGGCCGCTGCGGCGACGGTCGGCGTGGTATTTCCGTCGTTTGTGATCATCGTGGTGTTTGCTACACTTTTCCTGAAATACAAGGATGCGCCAGCAGTGAAGGCGGTGTTCAAAGGGCTTCGCCCGGCGGTGACTGCTTTGATAGCTGCCGCTGCCATCTCCCTCATCAGAGCCGCTTTCGTGGATGTCGCGGGGCCGGTGATCGCTGTCGCCGTCCTCGTCGGCATGTTCAAGTTCGACCTCAATCCCATTCTCGCGATAGTCTTGGCTGCTGTCGCTGGAATAGTCATCTATCTTTGAGCGTAGGTTGAGCGTCGATTGGGCTGAGCGCTGAGCGTCGATCAAGCATTGATTTGGCGCGGATCGCGCGGACTTGGCGTCGGCTGTGCATCGAGTGAGGGTCGACCGAACATGTCCACTAGGCATGTCAACTGTACATCGAGCAAGTGTCCGAGCCTCGGGTGAGCGTCAAGTCAAGTGAGCGTGGGCTCACACCCAGGTCCCGTGAAGTCCACGGTGCATCACGCGACACGAGCGACACGAGCGACATGGGCGACACGACATGACTCGGCACGACGCGATACGAGTTGAGGCCCCGCCACTAATTGGCCCTTGTCGGCCGTTGAAGGAGCGTCACCGGTATGTCTTGCAGTAAGTTGGTTGATTCCAGTTTAGCCCCGTTCGTAGACTTCCATGTTCACTCCACGTTTTCTCCTGACGCGGAAGACACCGTGGAAGCGATGTGTGAGGCCGCGGTGCAGGCTGGGCTGAATGCGATCTGCTTCACGGACCACGTCGACTTCGAGCCGAGGGATGCTAGCCACGGCTACCTGCGTTTTGACGCATACCGGAAGGCCTTGGAGGAAGCCGCGGCGAAATGGCAGGGCGTCCTGGAGGTGAGGATGGGAATCGAGGCCGACTACCAGGTTTGGTACACGAACGAGCTCCGGGAGTTTCTCTCAGGCCGTAACCTGGATTTTGTTCTCGGGTCCGTCCACTGGGTCGAGAGCCTGTCCGCGACAGGGGAGGTCTTCGATCGCTATGGACTTGAAGAGTCCTGCCGCCGCTATTTGCAAAACGTGTTGGGGCTCGCCCGGTCGGGGTTGTACGATTCCCTCGCTCACCTCGATTTCATCAAGAGATATGCTTTCGAAAGATACGGCAAGGCTCCCCTCGAGGCGTTCGCGGACGAGATCGAGGCCATTCTGAAGGCGCTCATAGATAATGGGACCGCGTTGGAGATAAACACGTCGGGCCTCAGGCGCCCGGTTCATGAGACTCTCCCGGGCGTGGAGACGCTCAGGCTCTACCGCAGGCTGGGAGGTGAGCTCGTGACGTTCGGGTCGGACGCCCACCGCGTGCAGCACGCCGGTTTCGCCATACCTTACGCAGTCGATCTCGCGAGGTCCATCGGTTTCCGGTATGTCACTGTTTTCCGCGGCAGAAAGCCAGTATTTATCAGTTTAGAGTAATTGTGGTTGGGCACCCTCTTGCTGCGAGCGAATGGCAGCATAGGGCAGCGGCGGCCGGCATCCAGCACGACCCTCTCATAGCCTGCTTCGAAGCCGGGAATCATATGTGTACCAGGTGAGAAGGGGGGACTTGCGATGCCGGCCAGGAAGAATCGGCCTGCCGCGAAGGGCGCGAAACGCCCGCTCGACGTGCTGAAGTTCGAGGTTGCGCGCGAGATGAACCTTCCTCAAGAGGTCTATCAGCATGGCTACTGGGGCAATCTTTCGTCCAGGGAATGCGGTGCTGTCGGGGGGCGCATGGTCAAGAGAATGATCGAAGCAGCCGAGAAAGCCATCGCCGAGCAAGTGGCAGCCGAGGCTGTGGCCGGATTCCGGTCCGGCCTGGGGCTACCTCTGACTGGTGGCGGCGTGACCGACGCCGTTGAGCCCGGCACCACGAGCCGGGTGCGCGAGGCCGAAGGGGAGACCTCACCCGAGGTCTGAAGAGGTGCCTAAGGAGGCTGCCACAAGCGGTCGACGTAAGCAGCCGTAACCAGCCGCAAGGAGCGGTGACCAACCGTAACCAGCCGCAAGCAGCCACAAGCAGCTGCGCATCCCAGTCCCGCGGCGCATGCGCGCCTGCACAGCGCGGGCTGCGAGGTCAGCCTGTGGGTGGGGCTGCGCAGGCTTGCCGCGCCGTGCAGGGCGGGTCGTTCAGGATGGGTGTAAGGTTGTATGCCCCATCCTCCAGGCACGAGGCATGGCGGGCGCGCTTGCGGCGCGCCTCGTTTGACGCCTTGTTCGAAGGTGGAGAGGTTTTCCCGGTCTGGCGAGGGCGTCTCTATAGAGTAACCAAGTTATGTCCTCTCCATGCATTCCCTCGTATGCGTTCTGCGCGTGGTGCAAGACTATAAGCAGAAAGCGCGAAGGGTGGTGAAGAGGAATGGCACGAGGCGCGGCCAGAAGGAATCGCCCAGTTGTCCCCAACGCCCTCGCGGCGCTTGACAGGTTCAAGTATGAGATAGCCAACGAGCTGAACCTGCCCAGCAACATCATCAACTCGGGTTACTGGGGTACGCTGCCTTCCGCTCAGTGCGGGGCTGTTGGTGGACACATGGTGCGCAGGATGATCGAGGCCGCCGAGCGGTCCCTGGTTGAGGGAACGGTGGCCGGTGTGAGGGCCGGGTTCCAAGCCGGGCTCGCTCAGCCTACTAGTCAGCAGCCCACCCAAACCGGGTACGGCGTCGGGCAGGCTCAGGCAGGCTACAACCAGCCTCTCCCGATGTAGGCGGCCCACGTAAGCGGTCCAAGTTTGTGAGTGCGTCACGGAAAGGCGCCCCTTCATTGCGAAGGGGCGCACTCGCTTGTCGTTGTGTTGCGTTTCATCGTAACGTCCGTCGGTCTCCAGACTCCTCGCCCGTCCCCAGCTGTCTCCATCTCAGCGGCCTTGAGACCCGTTCCCAAGGTTCGTCCCATCCCCAAGCTGCGGCTGCCGGTGCCGGGCGCGTAAGCCATGTATTCATTGGGAATACTGAGATCGCTGCCGGCACAGCCGTGGTCGTCCGCGCCGCGTGCAGACCGTGCATCCCCGCATGGCACAGAGCTGACCGCGTATATACGCCCGGACACGGAGACGTATCGGAGCTTAGACCGCGTTGGGACCGCGCTTGGACTGCGTTCGGACCGCGCTCGGACGACCACAAAGGGACGTCATTCCGGCGGTCATCCCGGGTCCCATGAAAGCACGCGGAAGTCCCCCTTCCTGGACGGCGTGGGCGCGATCGCCACGGGGGCTCCGGGGAAGGGGAAACGGCGGTCTGGGGAATGCGAACCCGATTGAGAAGGAAGGAGCACGCAAATGAAGAAAGACGACAGAAGAGAGTATCCAAGGCTGCCAGATAATGCAGAGCAGAGCATCAAGTGCAGACAATGCGGAAACATGTTCGAAATCGACGGGGCATCTACGGAGGAGATGGTTTCGTGTCCCGTCTGCGGGGCCTCCATGAGCGTCGCTGACTCCCTGCGCATGAGCGCTTCTAACGAGGAGTATTAGGAGCTCGCTTTCGGGGGCACGAAGCGGTAAAACGCGTCGAGATGGGCACTGGCGGCTTCACCGTGCACCGGCTCGGCTATGGCGGCCGCGCATGTGCAGTTGCGGGCTTTCGGCCTGCTGTGTGCTGTCGACGCGGAAGACGTCCACATGTGGGATCTACACGGGGGATTGAGAAACGTGGGGAAGCGGATCTTTGTGGTGGGTGGCGTTGCCGGCGGGGCAGGCGCAGCTGTGAAGGCGCGGCGAGTGTCCGAGGACGCGGACATAGTGGTCTTGGAGCGCACGCCTTACGTCTCATGGGCGAATTGCGGCCTGCCCTACTACATAGGGGGGATCATCCGGCAACGAGACGACCTATTCGTCGTTACCCCGGAGCGCCTGGCCTCAAGGTTCAATATCGATGTCCGGACGCGTCACGAGGTCCTGGCGATCGACAGGGCACGCAGGAGGGTGTCTGTCCGCAACCTCGAGACGGGAGACGCGTGGGAAGAGCCCTACGACGCCCTTATCCTAGCCACCGGCAGCGAGCCCGCCCGTCCGCCGATACGCGGGCTGGAGGGCTGTTCCAGGGTGTTCACCCTCGTATCGATGGAGGACGGGGACAGGCTTCGAGGCTTTCTTGACGAGCGCAAACCGACCAACGCAGTGGTGATCGGGGGCGGGTTCATCGGCCTTGAGGCTGCGGACGCGCTTCTCGAGCGGGGGCTCGACGTCACGCTGGTGGAGATGATGGACCAGCTGTTGCCGCCGGTGGATAGGGAGATGGCCGAGCCCCTCGCGGCCCACCTGAGGGACAAGGGCGCCCGCGTGCTGCTTGGGGAGAAGGTCGCCGCAGTGACGCAACGCGGTGGCGCGGGCGGCGATGGTGCGGGCGCGAGCGGCCTCCAGCTGGAGTTGGCGAGCGGGGACACGGTTGCATGCGACTTCGTGGTGTCCGCTGCCGGGGTTACGCCGCGGCTGGACCTCGCTAGGCAGGCGGGACTTGCTATCGGCCGAGCCGGTGGCGTCGTTGTGAATGACAGGATGCAGACGAGCGATCCGAGCATATACGCGGCCGGGGACATATGTGAGATAAAGCACCTCGTGACCGGAAAACCGGTCCGCGTGCCGCTTGCCGGGCCGGCGAACAAGCAAGCCAGGGTTGCTGGCGCGAACGCCGCTGGTGGCAACATGCGCTACGCTGGCTCGCTTGGTACCATGGTTGTTAAGGTGGGCGACCTGAGCATAGCGAAGACCGGCCTTTCCGAGAGAGAGGCGTCCTCGGAAGGCATCCCGCATTATGTTTCATATACACACTCTCAACACCACGCCGGATACTACCCCGGCGCGCGTATGATGACCATTAAGCTCGTTGCGGACAGGTTCACCGGACGGCTGTTGGGGGCGCAGATCGTGGGCGGCGCGGGCGTCGATAAGCGGATAGACGTCATTGCCACGGCGATCCAAGCTCGCATGACGGTGGAGGACCTTGAAGACCTTGACCTCTCGTACGCCCCGCCGTATTCGTCGGCGAAAGACCCAGTCAACGTGGCGGGGTTCGTGGCCGCGAATATCCACAGGGGGGAAGTCGATACGATCGAACCTGACGATCTCATGGACCTCCTCGAGCGTGAGGAGATCCAGCTCGTGGACGTCCGGACCCCAGGCGAGCGCAACAGGTTGGGCGCAATCCCGGGGTCGCGCCTGATGCCCGTCGACGAGCTGCGGGCACGTGTCGGCGAGCTTGACCCACGCAAGAAGACCGTAGTATACTGCGCCGTCGGGTACCGCTCGTATCTTGCGTACAAGATCCTAAAGCAGCGGGGCTTCGAAAACGTCTCGCACCTGGCAGGCGGGTTTGACGCGTGGAAGATGTTTGGCGGGAAACGCTAGATCACTTGAGCTTCAGATTAGGATCCGCCGTAGGGGTGGGGCCAGACTGGCCTCACCTTTTCGGTACGTCCCACGTAGTTCCACGCATGTAGTCCCACGTATTCGGTGCGTCACGCGTGCGAGGGGACAGGTGGCGTGCGTCACACCTGGGCCACCTCGACTTTCCGGCGTCACGCGTCGGCAAGGCATAGGTTACGGACATCATCCTTCCTATGTTGCGCGTTCTGCGCGTCACACGTCGCTCCCGCCGAGTTCCAGGCGTCACGTCTGGCACTCGATTGGTGACCAGCGTCATGACGCATGCTCCATCTGTTACTTACGTCAAACGTCTCTTGCAAGAGGTTTCACCCCGCACCTGTCGACCCGGGACGGCTGACGCACATCACGCGCCCGTCCCGAGGCGTTCCACACACCAGCCTTCTGGCCGGACGCGTGGCGGATAGAACGAATCGCCTCCTCACCCGTCTCCCACAGCACCCGTCCAAGGGCACATGTGCCCTACGTCAGTCCTTCCCCCTTAACCGAGAGCCGGGCAGCCCCGGGCGCCCGCCCGGGGCGCGATGCGGGCGCCACGCTCAGACGGTGGACTCTCGTGCCGCGGAATCCGAGCCTTCCGCAAGAGCCTTGAAGAGCGTGAGGTAATCTGTGAGATGCCGGGTGGAAAGGAAATGCCGTCTCACATGGTCCTTCCCGCACGCGCCCATTTCCTGGGCTTTGGCGGGGTTTGCAAGAAGGTACAAGATCCTCTGGGCGCATTCCTCCACCGAGCTCACGAGAAAGCCGGACTTCCCGTCCTCGACCTGCAGCGGGATTCCGCCGACATTGCCAGCCACCACTGGGCGTGCCTTCCAGAGACCTTCCGAGACGGTCAAACCAAAGCCCTCTCGGACCGATTTCTGGACTACTACGTCTGCGGCGGTCTGGAACGCATTCACATCGGCATTGCCAACGCCGTTCAAGTTGGACAGCACGTGGACGTCTGGGTCTCCCGCAGCGTGTTCCACCGACATGCGGTAATATGCCATGCCCTCCGGATCGTCCGCCGCCATGGACCCGATCAGGGCCAGCTGCACCGCGGGGATCTCGTGCTTCACGATGCGGTACGCGTCAATCACCCCAAGCGGGTCCTTCCACGGATCGAAACGCGACACCTGCACGACGATGGGCCTGGACGGGTCCAGACCATATCCAGCGACGATCCTCTTGGCGGTCTGGAGCGGCATCTCCACGTTCTTGGGGCTTAGGGGGTCGATGGACGGCGGGATCACGGCTAGTCGGCGCACGCGGAGGCCCTCCTTAGCGTACGCCGGCATCGTGAATATCGCCGCGTCATAGCGCTCCACGAACGGCCGCAGGAGGCTCCACGCCTCTTCTGCGGGGCTCGAAAGGTCGATGTGGCACCGCCAGATCCACTTCGTCTTCGGTCCGAACTTGTCTCGAAGGTGGGCCGCAAGAGGGGCTGGCTGGGGATCGTGTACGATCACGAAGTCGGGGTTGCCCAGTCTCGAGAATGACGCAGCCTCCCGCTCGTTTACACCCAGGTACGTGTCCAGCCCTGACACGAGGTCCTGGCCTGCCATGCCTTGCAGCGCATTGTGCAGGGCCTTGGTGAACTCGAAGAATTCGGGCGGAGCTTCGATCACTGACCACGTGGCCGCAAGGCCGATGTCCTTCATCAGGGGCACGATCGTGTTCAAGATCTCAGCCACGCCTCCGCCGTAGGCTGTGGAGTTGATGTGAAGGACCTCCGCTCCTCTGAGCGGCTCGGCAAGCGCTCTTATCTCCTCGAGCACGCTTTCTCCCGCGACCTTCGCGTAATCATTCAGGGACCTAGTCGCAGTTCTGATCGTCCTTGCCATTCCGCATCGTCTCCGTAATCTCTTGACGTGTTTTCACGCATTCAAAATCTGAAAGAACCGCTGAATTCCATTTCACATTTTCGCACTCATAGGTGTTCACAGGCGCCTAGTGTCCAGTCATCTAGAAACCCATCCAACCATGCCCTTGACGTAGTACCGTTGCAGGAAAGCGAATACGAGAACGGGCGCGAGCATCACGATGATGGTGCCTGCGGTGAGAACCCCCCAATCGATGTGGTAGACCCCCCGGAGAAGCGGTATCCGCTGCGTGGCGAGAAGCTTCTCGGGTGAGTATATCAGGATGAGAGCCAGGAAGAAGTCATTCCAGACCCACATGAACTGGAGCACGGCCGCGGACACCAGGGCAGGGACGCACATGGGCAACACTACCTGGAAGAACACCCTGAAGTCCGACGCCCCGTCCACGCGTGCGGCCTCCTCGACCTCGATGGGGAGTGTGGAGAAGAAGTTCCTCATGAAAAACAGGATCCATGGGATCCCCCACGCGGAGTGGACCAAAACCAGCCCGAGAGGCGTGTCGACGAGCCCGAGGTTCTTCATTATCTGGAAGATCGGGACGGCGATCATCTGCTGCGGGATGGTCATGAGCATGACGATGGTGAGAAACAGGTAGGTTTTCACCGCAAACCTAAACCTCGCGAACCCGTATGCCGCAGTGGCCGCCACGAAGAGCGGGACGACGGTGCCCGGAAGCGCGATCTTCATCGAGTTGACGACGCCCTGGGAAAGCGGGGCTGCGGGGTGGTTCCACGCTCCGACGAAGTTGCGCAGCGTGGGCGTGAACGACTCGAACCTCCACCATCCGTGGATTATTTCGCCAAGCGGCCTTATCGAGGCCATGAGCACGCCGAGGAACGGGATGATCCACACGAGCCCGATCGCCCATGCCACCGCGTCCCTGGACAGCGCAGCGAGAGCTTTCCTTCGCACGTTCCCTCGCACGTTCTCCTCACCTCGCTTCCCGGGCGGACCTTATCATCATCGGGGCCGCTACAAGCGTTGTCAGCAGCATGAGCACGCACGCCACCACAGCCGCGTTATTCCAGTTGAATTCGCGG
This is a stretch of genomic DNA from Bacillota bacterium. It encodes these proteins:
- a CDS encoding FAD-dependent oxidoreductase, giving the protein MGKRIFVVGGVAGGAGAAVKARRVSEDADIVVLERTPYVSWANCGLPYYIGGIIRQRDDLFVVTPERLASRFNIDVRTRHEVLAIDRARRRVSVRNLETGDAWEEPYDALILATGSEPARPPIRGLEGCSRVFTLVSMEDGDRLRGFLDERKPTNAVVIGGGFIGLEAADALLERGLDVTLVEMMDQLLPPVDREMAEPLAAHLRDKGARVLLGEKVAAVTQRGGAGGDGAGASGLQLELASGDTVACDFVVSAAGVTPRLDLARQAGLAIGRAGGVVVNDRMQTSDPSIYAAGDICEIKHLVTGKPVRVPLAGPANKQARVAGANAAGGNMRYAGSLGTMVVKVGDLSIAKTGLSEREASSEGIPHYVSYTHSQHHAGYYPGARMMTIKLVADRFTGRLLGAQIVGGAGVDKRIDVIATAIQARMTVEDLEDLDLSYAPPYSSAKDPVNVAGFVAANIHRGEVDTIEPDDLMDLLEREEIQLVDVRTPGERNRLGAIPGSRLMPVDELRARVGELDPRKKTVVYCAVGYRSYLAYKILKQRGFENVSHLAGGFDAWKMFGGKR
- a CDS encoding chromate transporter; this translates as MIVLQLFLTFAKIGLFTFGGGYAMIPLIQKEIIQAHAWLTMKEFMDIIAIAEMTPGPVAVNSATFVGYKLGGVAGAAAATVGVVFPSFVIIVVFATLFLKYKDAPAVKAVFKGLRPAVTALIAAAAISLIRAAFVDVAGPVIAVAVLVGMFKFDLNPILAIVLAAVAGIVIYL
- a CDS encoding histidinol-phosphatase, whose product is MSCSKLVDSSLAPFVDFHVHSTFSPDAEDTVEAMCEAAVQAGLNAICFTDHVDFEPRDASHGYLRFDAYRKALEEAAAKWQGVLEVRMGIEADYQVWYTNELREFLSGRNLDFVLGSVHWVESLSATGEVFDRYGLEESCRRYLQNVLGLARSGLYDSLAHLDFIKRYAFERYGKAPLEAFADEIEAILKALIDNGTALEINTSGLRRPVHETLPGVETLRLYRRLGGELVTFGSDAHRVQHAGFAIPYAVDLARSIGFRYVTVFRGRKPVFISLE
- a CDS encoding alpha/beta-type small acid-soluble spore protein — translated: MPARKNRPAAKGAKRPLDVLKFEVAREMNLPQEVYQHGYWGNLSSRECGAVGGRMVKRMIEAAEKAIAEQVAAEAVAGFRSGLGLPLTGGGVTDAVEPGTTSRVREAEGETSPEV
- a CDS encoding glycosyltransferase, with protein sequence MARTIRTATRSLNDYAKVAGESVLEEIRALAEPLRGAEVLHINSTAYGGGVAEILNTIVPLMKDIGLAATWSVIEAPPEFFEFTKALHNALQGMAGQDLVSGLDTYLGVNEREAASFSRLGNPDFVIVHDPQPAPLAAHLRDKFGPKTKWIWRCHIDLSSPAEEAWSLLRPFVERYDAAIFTMPAYAKEGLRVRRLAVIPPSIDPLSPKNVEMPLQTAKRIVAGYGLDPSRPIVVQVSRFDPWKDPLGVIDAYRIVKHEIPAVQLALIGSMAADDPEGMAYYRMSVEHAAGDPDVHVLSNLNGVGNADVNAFQTAADVVVQKSVREGFGLTVSEGLWKARPVVAGNVGGIPLQVEDGKSGFLVSSVEECAQRILYLLANPAKAQEMGACGKDHVRRHFLSTRHLTDYLTLFKALAEGSDSAARESTV
- a CDS encoding alpha/beta-type small acid-soluble spore protein, giving the protein MARGAARRNRPVVPNALAALDRFKYEIANELNLPSNIINSGYWGTLPSAQCGAVGGHMVRRMIEAAERSLVEGTVAGVRAGFQAGLAQPTSQQPTQTGYGVGQAQAGYNQPLPM
- a CDS encoding carbohydrate ABC transporter permease, coding for MASIRPLGEIIHGWWRFESFTPTLRNFVGAWNHPAAPLSQGVVNSMKIALPGTVVPLFVAATAAYGFARFRFAVKTYLFLTIVMLMTIPQQMIAVPIFQIMKNLGLVDTPLGLVLVHSAWGIPWILFFMRNFFSTLPIEVEEAARVDGASDFRVFFQVVLPMCVPALVSAAVLQFMWVWNDFFLALILIYSPEKLLATQRIPLLRGVYHIDWGVLTAGTIIVMLAPVLVFAFLQRYYVKGMVGWVSR